The Dethiosulfovibrio peptidovorans DSM 11002 genome has a window encoding:
- the hemB gene encoding porphobilinogen synthase → MKEIRCGYPHNRLRRLRGNGALADSVRETILRPEHMMLPLFVVEGKGVKTPISSLQGVDHISVDRLCEVVEPAMEAGIKRFLLFGIPEEKDPRGTSASDGEAPVQRAVSDMLKRYGDSILVATDVCLCQYTDHGHCGILREDGSVDNDATLRRLAETAVSHARSGAHMVAPSAMMDGQVGAIRNALDETGFTETSIMGYSAKFHSAFYGPFREAAHSAPGKGDRSGYQMDPANGREAIREALQDEEEGADILMVKPSLLYMDMISEIRKNSLLPMAAYMVSGEYMMLRHASEAGALDWKKSMLEAHMALRRSGADIVITYGAVEVARWLSRS, encoded by the coding sequence TTGAAGGAGATCAGATGCGGCTATCCCCACAACAGGCTAAGAAGACTGAGAGGCAACGGGGCGCTTGCCGACTCCGTCCGCGAGACCATCCTGAGACCTGAACACATGATGCTTCCCCTCTTCGTCGTCGAGGGGAAGGGGGTAAAGACCCCCATATCGTCTCTCCAAGGCGTCGACCATATCAGCGTCGACAGACTCTGCGAGGTAGTGGAACCAGCGATGGAGGCGGGCATAAAGAGGTTCCTTCTCTTCGGAATACCGGAAGAAAAGGACCCCAGGGGGACATCAGCCAGCGACGGAGAGGCTCCGGTCCAGAGAGCCGTCTCAGACATGTTGAAACGATACGGGGACTCTATTCTCGTAGCAACAGACGTATGTCTCTGCCAGTACACCGACCACGGCCACTGCGGCATATTGAGGGAAGATGGATCGGTGGACAACGACGCCACCCTCCGCAGGCTGGCCGAGACCGCCGTCAGTCACGCCAGAAGCGGAGCTCATATGGTAGCCCCGTCGGCCATGATGGACGGGCAGGTAGGAGCCATCAGAAACGCCCTGGACGAAACTGGTTTCACCGAAACGTCCATAATGGGATACTCGGCCAAGTTCCACTCCGCCTTCTACGGCCCCTTCAGGGAGGCCGCACACAGTGCTCCCGGCAAAGGCGACCGCTCCGGCTATCAGATGGATCCCGCAAACGGCAGAGAGGCCATCAGAGAGGCCCTTCAAGACGAGGAGGAAGGGGCGGATATACTGATGGTAAAGCCCTCTCTGCTCTACATGGACATGATATCCGAGATAAGAAAAAACTCTCTGCTCCCCATGGCTGCCTATATGGTAAGTGGAGAATACATGATGCTGCGACATGCCTCCGAGGCAGGGGCGCTGGACTGGAAGAAATCCATGCTGGAGGCCCACATGGCGCTTAGGCGGTCCGGAGCGGACATTGTAATAACCTACGGAGCGGTGGAGGTGGCACGATGGCTGAGTCGATCCTGA
- the hemL gene encoding glutamate-1-semialdehyde 2,1-aminomutase → MTNEEMFNTACKHLVGGVNSPVRAWKAVGGEPLFLVRGEGSSVYDLEGNRYTDYVCSWGPLILGHSHPLVVEAVKSAAEKSTSFGAPCVQEVMLAMAVKSVFPSMEKVRFVSSGTEATMSALRLARGCTGRDRIVKFDGCYHGHSDSLLVAAGSGALTFGVPTSPGITEGTAKDTLVLPFNNLDKAEALFESEGSTIAAVIVEPWAGNMGLVPPVPGFLDGLRKLTETHGSLLIFDEVITGFRNSMGGAQQVENVVPDLTCLGKVIGGGLPVGAFGGRSDIMDRLSPVGDIYQAGTLSGNPLAMAAGLATLEELSREGTYEALEKAAESLEIGLRDGGRKWGFPMSTTRLGGLVGMFFSENVPKNLDEVKAGRVDLYPAFFSGMLSRGHYFAPSAYETIMVSSSHTEEDVTSTVKAVEEVFAEMKKRGL, encoded by the coding sequence ATGACCAACGAAGAAATGTTCAACACCGCCTGCAAACACCTGGTCGGTGGGGTCAACAGCCCGGTCAGGGCTTGGAAGGCCGTCGGCGGGGAGCCTCTGTTTCTGGTCAGAGGCGAGGGATCGTCGGTCTATGACCTGGAGGGGAACCGCTACACCGATTACGTATGCAGCTGGGGACCTCTCATACTCGGTCACTCCCACCCCTTGGTGGTAGAGGCGGTAAAGAGCGCCGCTGAAAAATCCACTTCTTTCGGAGCCCCCTGCGTACAGGAAGTAATGCTGGCGATGGCGGTGAAATCGGTATTCCCCTCCATGGAGAAAGTCCGTTTCGTAAGCTCCGGAACAGAGGCTACCATGTCGGCCCTTAGGCTGGCCCGAGGTTGCACCGGCAGAGACAGGATCGTTAAATTCGACGGGTGTTACCACGGCCACAGCGACTCTCTCCTGGTGGCTGCAGGTAGCGGGGCCTTGACCTTCGGCGTTCCGACCAGTCCTGGGATAACCGAGGGAACCGCAAAAGACACGTTGGTGCTCCCCTTCAACAACCTGGACAAAGCGGAGGCACTGTTCGAGTCGGAGGGATCCACCATAGCCGCCGTCATAGTGGAACCATGGGCGGGGAACATGGGGCTGGTCCCCCCTGTTCCCGGTTTCCTGGACGGTTTAAGGAAGCTCACAGAAACACACGGATCCCTTCTGATATTCGACGAGGTCATAACCGGATTCCGCAACTCAATGGGAGGGGCCCAACAGGTCGAGAACGTCGTCCCGGACCTAACATGTCTTGGAAAGGTAATAGGAGGAGGACTTCCGGTGGGAGCCTTCGGAGGCAGGTCCGACATTATGGACCGCCTCTCCCCTGTAGGAGATATCTACCAGGCGGGAACCCTGTCCGGCAATCCTCTGGCCATGGCGGCAGGCTTGGCGACGCTGGAGGAATTGTCCAGGGAGGGAACCTACGAGGCGCTTGAAAAAGCGGCGGAATCTCTCGAGATAGGACTTAGAGACGGCGGAAGAAAATGGGGTTTCCCAATGAGCACCACCAGATTGGGAGGGCTGGTGGGCATGTTCTTCTCCGAGAACGTGCCTAAAAACCTGGATGAAGTCAAGGCCGGAAGGGTGGACCTTTACCCGGCGTTCTTCTCGGGAATGCTAAGCAGAGGGCATTACTTCGCCCCCTCCGCCTACGAGACCATAATGGTATCCTCCTCCCACACGGAAGAGGACGTGACTTCCACGGTAAAAGCGGTGGAAGAGGTCTTCGCCGAGATGAAGAAAAGAGGACTGTAA
- a CDS encoding energy transducer TonB, with protein sequence MKRWIVTIAASLILHAGLLFLIPWAPKESDSIGTISVKLVRTRSKTESAVGEDGGSAMAEIPTERPKAEKAAPLKPTTSKEVDPPHTKEDSKIKTPEKPQKTVEKTKPVVKKTPVAKPRREKTEKPKIEEKKDGPEKKVSLPPQKEDEKTTKSAGQAPPGKGQKEGTSQKEGPHKGDGEAKKPAASSRGEILSEHDVTVKHREIPEYPLISRKRKEQGTVTVLLSVKKGRVIDTRIEKSSGAPRLDKAALKALRDWRFSSDLSAKVRIPVLFKLTK encoded by the coding sequence GTGAAAAGATGGATCGTCACTATCGCGGCTAGTCTGATCCTCCATGCAGGGCTGCTATTTCTTATACCGTGGGCTCCGAAGGAAAGCGACTCCATAGGAACCATATCGGTAAAATTGGTCAGGACACGGTCGAAAACCGAGTCGGCCGTGGGAGAAGACGGCGGGAGCGCCATGGCCGAGATTCCTACGGAAAGACCCAAGGCGGAAAAAGCTGCCCCTTTAAAACCAACTACATCCAAGGAAGTGGACCCCCCACACACAAAAGAAGACTCAAAGATAAAGACTCCAGAAAAACCTCAAAAAACCGTCGAAAAGACGAAACCGGTCGTAAAAAAAACACCTGTAGCCAAACCACGAAGGGAAAAGACAGAAAAGCCGAAGATAGAGGAAAAAAAAGACGGCCCCGAGAAGAAAGTCTCCCTACCTCCTCAAAAAGAGGACGAGAAAACTACAAAATCCGCGGGGCAAGCTCCTCCCGGCAAGGGTCAGAAAGAAGGGACGTCTCAGAAAGAAGGACCCCATAAAGGAGATGGAGAAGCTAAAAAACCGGCCGCTTCATCCAGAGGGGAGATACTGTCGGAACATGACGTGACCGTAAAACACAGAGAGATACCGGAATACCCCCTCATATCCAGGAAGAGAAAGGAACAGGGTACCGTCACGGTCTTGCTTTCGGTAAAAAAAGGCAGGGTGATCGATACCAGAATAGAGAAAAGCTCCGGAGCTCCAAGGTTAGACAAGGCCGCTCTTAAAGCCCTGAGGGATTGGCGTTTTTCCTCCGACCTCTCCGCCAAGGTCAGGATTCCCGTCCTGTTCAAGCTCACGAAATGA
- a CDS encoding ExbD/TolR family protein: MKRRPQADVELTPLIDVLFILIIFFVLTASFVQGQIPVDLPDGRGNPPEEQGITVTISHDGTIYWDDTPVEKDDLIIMAKEAIAAGRSLILTADRSIPYGDVATLLDRMRENGITTIGLGLKGTEP, encoded by the coding sequence GTGAAACGTCGTCCACAGGCGGACGTTGAGCTAACCCCTCTTATAGACGTCCTCTTCATACTCATCATATTCTTCGTTTTGACAGCGTCCTTCGTTCAAGGCCAGATTCCGGTGGACCTCCCGGACGGGAGGGGAAACCCGCCGGAGGAACAGGGAATAACCGTCACCATCTCTCACGACGGAACCATCTACTGGGACGACACTCCCGTCGAAAAAGACGATCTGATAATCATGGCCAAGGAAGCGATCGCCGCCGGGAGATCCCTGATACTCACCGCCGACCGTTCGATACCCTACGGAGACGTTGCGACCCTCCTCGACAGGATGAGAGAAAACGGCATAACCACCATAGGGCTCGGTCTCAAGGGAACCGAACCGTGA
- a CDS encoding MotA/TolQ/ExbB proton channel family protein: protein MAESILSFLNLGGPVVWCIAGLSVIGLAVVLERAFFFMNSWENPEKVEQALCERLYEGDPAGATSLLREKDTSLRRLFLAGVNHWKTDGDSLKMLLDGQIRREVFRWSKGLSILSAVARIAPLLGLLGTVLGMVDIFQSLPETDQAPMVALAGGIWKALLTTVAGLAVAVPAVLCHSLLSSKVDDIEETLSRGADFILREKMMRP, encoded by the coding sequence ATGGCTGAGTCGATCCTGAGCTTTCTGAATCTAGGCGGACCGGTGGTCTGGTGCATAGCCGGACTTTCGGTGATAGGCTTAGCCGTGGTATTGGAAAGAGCCTTCTTTTTCATGAACTCCTGGGAGAATCCGGAAAAGGTCGAACAGGCCCTATGCGAGCGACTTTACGAGGGAGATCCGGCGGGAGCCACGTCGCTCCTCCGGGAAAAGGACACCTCTCTGAGACGGCTTTTCCTGGCTGGTGTCAACCATTGGAAGACCGACGGAGACTCGCTCAAGATGCTGCTGGACGGCCAGATAAGGAGAGAGGTCTTCAGATGGAGCAAGGGGCTGTCCATCCTCTCCGCCGTCGCCAGAATAGCTCCCCTACTCGGGCTTCTGGGGACGGTCCTAGGCATGGTGGATATCTTCCAATCCCTCCCCGAGACAGATCAGGCCCCCATGGTGGCCCTGGCCGGTGGAATATGGAAGGCCCTGCTAACCACGGTGGCCGGGCTGGCTGTGGCTGTTCCGGCGGTTCTGTGCCACTCGCTCCTTAGCTCCAAGGTTGACGATATCGAGGAAACCCTCTCCAGAGGGGCAGACTTTATCCTCAGGGAAAAGATGATGAGACCGTGA
- a CDS encoding pyridoxamine 5'-phosphate oxidase family protein: protein MAKLPKNVCEAWDDRDGAIVLSTVDGEGVPNSIYATCVSRFDDETLVVADNYFDKTRKNISKGGKGSLLFITKAGKSFQVKGKIEYHDNGPIFDDMKTWNPEKHPGHAAAALKVEEVYSGAEKLL, encoded by the coding sequence ATGGCTAAACTTCCGAAGAACGTTTGCGAGGCCTGGGACGACAGGGACGGTGCGATCGTACTGTCTACCGTAGACGGAGAGGGAGTTCCGAACTCCATCTATGCCACCTGCGTGAGCCGCTTCGACGACGAGACACTGGTCGTCGCGGATAACTATTTTGACAAGACCAGAAAGAACATCTCCAAAGGCGGAAAAGGATCTCTGCTTTTCATAACCAAAGCGGGCAAGTCCTTTCAGGTCAAGGGCAAGATCGAGTATCACGACAACGGTCCGATCTTCGACGATATGAAGACCTGGAATCCCGAAAAACATCCGGGACACGCCGCGGCGGCCTTGAAGGTGGAGGAGGTCTACTCGGGGGCGGAGAAGCTCCTTTAG